In one Mercenaria mercenaria strain notata unplaced genomic scaffold, MADL_Memer_1 contig_940, whole genome shotgun sequence genomic region, the following are encoded:
- the LOC128555015 gene encoding uncharacterized protein LOC128555015 isoform X1 has product MAETETSFELPKGQLHVGAMKECIFNINYYSCACAEYGTESISKRSEADFTAKNCHPKKSSAGIKSKLKILVKKFTIGKNTRKYFCGLHSRTDSFKEPVQESLIEELDTTDPSLHFVNDIPLDKHRHSRHIDPETGNEYKNESSFGIANQRPYPSGSTCPTAVHSSTLQDTHLNKATNTCAKIKSKKENAQRYKDCSNSNVKTCVRSENESDMFKNQEDVLQVQQLAKKRGAHSHDPRDSQRVSHLNPNGKALVKQDHTKTENRKLLTIENKDNDTSNNNESKYCAVVTENNCDGFICGKQERKFGIEGRKDIKGKECSGLCKSTSIFTNACDEETDLKSVLNIETEGQEEMTILKLPQPSYNRDETEAKGFGQQLKKLADSEGESSSKSTVPTGYPWNTISSGTVWQLTEDFITSDVSKKESNPDCFDKFHQKPGAELTEVKTDKSYVADSLNEVENCNNSDSSPKYENRQEVKGEGENDQSREAAMEICENGLNEWTELQNSREVHNFCRQEAVENEEESYVEINQNGEEEGAGNEIIKHDHFKSLANSTIRDKQIPVTLHSMKLTKKHRSDRFKDFADFEKNANLNQARSRKRILPFLSEQLIQTGNKRRRLLKESSDSGIDLDVLDVSDHLHFILSSADTGDKNCSLVQKDSEGCAVFHAHTESCGKKKIVDAGKSLADSSILVVHSNEDEKITDSYILYETNLRKTRSLEILPDYCKHDVTCNLQFNNDISQRRFYSFAICYAENEVRTNSQTELSGRMCAKVSSEVYVEKSWNNKYGILRYVPEKDPGKKSQTESQSTTDDYNMPVSKTVPLDEGLPNFMEQLGDADITEESYYFSKSVYPEITVQTGERRICKKKSSKREGKITPRMQKKRKHYKHAPKPEIRSLEPANFVCSLRSKKKCFLQKSTRAKLRHSCTGESYKDKELKSRQELSQITVDSGLGSSTISNKSFTKKLRKCLTYYITNEGRRVAKSVAREIHLDHHSQFVYGLARYFDRLNNGPPPTTRERMQYEWLRLATFCNYTGNGNAIALARDGFYHDNTEGHTTTRCYLCDARHSNWEMFDDVNAEHRRQSPNCPFHENRGQESVNISITSGDNEGGASVQARTSAPTVTSVNTTVTSSSAAAASEAMSSLQIGQASSSGGESISQQPTEDPESRDRSLLALSQPRTQRALGRTGHSYSTIIAPRRNNVATGARSNVGIDPLGSGSTTSSTSSQIPGIRPSSILGGPVGAGAFAGLNRAGQNTDAQPSVIRATEGLQRSNAPSSSTEAAAGPRQTNPAPGAGGRTDPTITVVVDNPKHPDYVNIDSRVSSYQGWPDYLDQTPRQMSEAGFFFVGVADFTRCFCCGGGLRNWEPGDDPMLEHTRWFPRCEYVNKLKGERYVAAVQRRHQEHVSVKKVML; this is encoded by the exons ATGGCAGAAACCGAAACTAGTTTTGAGTTGCCGAAGGGCCAACTTCATGTAGGGGCTATGAAAGAATGCATATTCAACATTAATTATTACTCATGCGCATGTGCAGAATATGGCACAGAATCAATATCGAAACGATCAGAAGCTGATTTTACTGCAAAAAATTGCCATCCTAAAAAGTCAAGTGCTGGTAtaaaaagcaaattaaaaatCCTTGTGAAAAAGTTTACGATTGGTAAGAATACGAGGAAGTATTTTTGTGGACTCCACTCCAGAACAGACAGTTTTAAAGAACCAGTACAAGAATCATTAATAGAAGAGTTGGATACTACTGATCCCTCTTTACATTTTGTGAATGACATACCTCTTGATAAGCATAGACATTCTAGACATATTGATCCAGAAACTGGTAATGAATATAAAAATGAGTCATCATTTGGGATTGCTAACCAAAGACCATATCCTTCTGGTTCAACTTGTCCCACTGCTGTGCATTCATCTACCTTACAAGATACACACTTGAATAAGGCCACAAATACATGTGCAAAAATAAAGTCAAAGAAAGAAAATGCTCAAAgatataaagattgttcaaattcaaatgtGAAAACATGTGTTAGATCAGAGAATGAGAGTGATATGTTTAAGAATCAAGAAGATGTCCTACAAGTACAGCAGTTAGCTAAAAAGAGAGGAGCTCATAGTCATGATCCAAGAGATTCACAAAGGGTCAGTCATTTAAATCCTAATGGAAAAGCATTAGTGAAACAAGATCATACCAAAACAGAGAATAGAAAACTGCTGACAATAGAAAATAAAGATAATGATACTTCAAACAATAATGAATCCAAGTATTGTGCTGTGGTCACAGAAAATAATTGTGATGGATTCATATGTggaaaacaagaaagaaaatttGGAATTGAAGGTAGGAAAGATATTAAAGGGAAAGAGTGTTCAGGACTTTGCAAGTCTACATCTATATTTACGAATGCTTGCGATGAAGAAACAGACTTAAAATCTGTCTTAAATATAGAGACTGAAGGTCAAGAAGAAATGACTATTCTTAAGTTACCGCAGCCTTCATATAATAGAGATGAGACTGAAGCTAAAGGGTTTGGACAGCAGCTCAAAAAGTTGGCAGATTCAGAAGGTGAAAGCAGTTCTAAGTCAACAGTTCCAACAGGATATCCTTGGAACACCATCTCATCGGGCACTGTCTGGCAGTTAACAGAAGATTTTATTACTTCAGATGTAAGTAAAAAAGAATCTAATCCAGATTGTTTTGACAAGTTTCATCAGAAGCCTGGGGCAGAGTTAACTGAAGTAAAAACTGACAAGTCATATGTGGCAGATTCATTAAATGAAGTTGAAAACTGTAATAACTCAGATTCAAGTCCAAAGTATGAAAACAGACAAGAAGTCAAAGGGGAAGGTGAAAACGATCAGTCACGTGAAGCTGCCATGGAAATATGTGAAAATGGACTTAATGAATGGACAGAATTACAAAATTCCAGAGAAGTTCACAATTTTTGTAGGCAGGAAGCAGTTGAAAATGAAGAAGAAagttatgttgaaataaatcaaaacgGTGAGGAAGAGGGGGctggtaatgaaataatcaaacaTGATCATTTCAAAAGCCTGGCAAACAGCACGATTCGAGATAAACAAATACCAGTGACACTACATAGTATGAAACTTACAAAGAAGCATAGAAGTGACCGATTTAAAGATTTTGCTGACTTtgagaaaaatgcaaatttaaatcaAGCAAGAAGCAGGAAAAGAATCTTACCATTTTTAAGTGAACAACTCATTCAAACTGGTAACAAAAGAAGGCGACTGCTGAAAGAAAGTTCAGATTCAGGTATTGATCTGGATGTTCTTGATGTGTCAGatcatttacatttcattttatcatctGCAGACACTGGTGATAAGAATTGTTCTTTAGTGCAGAAGGACAGTGAAGGATGTGCAGTTTTTCATGCACATACGGAGAGTTGtggaaaaaagaaaattgttgatGCTGGTAAAAGTCTAGCTGATAGTAGCATTCTGGTAGTACATTCTAACGAAGACGAAAAAATTACAGATTCCTATATCTTGTATGAAACAAACTTAAGAAAAACACGAAGTTTAGAAATCTTACCAGACTACTGCAAACATGATGTTACATGTAATTTACAGTTTAATAATGATATTTCTCAAAGGAGATTTTATTCATTCGCTATATGTTATGCTGAAAATGAAGTTAGGACAAATTCACAAACGGAGCTATCAGGACGTATGTGTGCTAAAGTATCATCAGAGGTGTATGTTGAAAAAAGTTGGAATAATAAGTATGGGATTTTAAGATACGTTCCTGAAAAGGACCCAGGAAAAAAATCTCAGACAGAGTCACAGTCTACTACTGATGACTACAATATGCCTGTTTCTAAAACTGTACCTTTAGATGAAGGTCTTCCTAACTTTATGGAGCAACTAGGTGATGCTGACATTACTGAGGAGAGCTATTACTTTAGCAAGAGTGTTTATCCAGAAATAACTGTGCAAACTGGCGAGAGAAGAATTTGTAAGAAGAAAAGTAGTAAAAGAGAAGGGAAGATAACACCACGTATGCAAAAGAAAAGGAAACACTATAAACATGCTCCAAAGCCTGAAATTCGGTCACTGGAACCGGCCAATTTTGTATGTTCCTTAAGgtcaaaaaagaaatgttttttacaaaaaagtaCAAGGGCAAAGTTGAGGCATTCATGTACAGGTGAAAGTTACAAGGATAAAGAATTGAAGTCCAGACAAGAATTGTCTCAAATTACAGTAGACTCCGGACTTGGCTCTTCAACCATATCTAACAAATCTTTTACAAAAAAGCTTAGAAAATGTCTGACATATTATATTACAAACGAAGGAAGAAGAGTTGCAAAATCTGTTGCTCGAGAAATACACTTAGACCACCATTCTCAATTTGTGTATGGATTAGCGAGATACTTTGATAGACTAAACAATGGTCCACCTCCAACAACTCGAGAGCGTATGCAGTATGAATGGCTCAGACTGGCCACATTTTGTAATTACACTGGTAATGGAAATGCTATAGCTCTTGCTAGAGATGGATTTTACCATGACAATACAGAAGGACACACAACCACAAGATGTTACCTTTGTGATGCCCGTCACTCTAATTGGGAAATGTTTGATGATGTTAATGCTGAACACCGACGGCAGTCTCCAAATTgtccatttcatgaaaacagagGCCAAGAGTCTGTGAACATATCAATAACTTCTGGGGACAATGAAGGTGGGGCATCAGTACAGGCAAGGACTTCAGCTCCTACTGTTACTTCAGTGAATACCACAGTTACTAGCTCCAGTGCTGCAGCTGCCAGTGAGGCCATGAGCAGTTTGCAGATTGGTCAGGCTTCAAGTAGT GGAGGAGAAAGTATATCCCAGCAACCAACAGAAGATCCAGAAAGTAGAGATCGTTCCTTGTTGGCATTGTCTCAGCCCCGTACACAACGAGCTCTGGGACGGACAGGGCACTCCTATTCTACTATCATAGCTCCAAGAAGAAATAACGTAGCTACAGGTGCAAGAAGTAATg TTGGAATTGATCCTTTAGGAAGTGGTTCTACAACATCCAGTACAAGCAGTCAGATTCCAGGGATCCGCCCCTCTTCAATTCTGGGAGGGCCTGTAGGGGCGGGCGCTTTTGCCG GTCTGAATAGAGCTGGTCAAAACACAGATGCACAGCCTTCTGTTATAAGAGCAACTGAAGGTTTACAACGAAGCAATGCTCCATCATCGTCTACCGAAGCAGCTGCTGGGCCACGACAAACTAACCCTGCACCTGGTGCAGGAGGAAGAACAGATCCTACAATAACTGTGGTTGTCGATAACCCTAAACATCCAGACTATGTCAATATAGATTCTAGAGTTAGTTCATACCAAGGATGGCCAGATTACCTGGATCAAACCCCTAGACAAATGTCAGAAGCAGGTTTCTTCTTTGTTG GTGTGGCCGATTTTACCCGTTGCTTTTGTTGCGGCGGAGGTCTACGAAACTGGGAACCAG
- the LOC128555015 gene encoding uncharacterized protein LOC128555015 isoform X2, protein MAETETSFELPKGQLHVGAMKECIFNINYYSCACAEYGTESISKRSEADFTAKNCHPKKSSAGIKSKLKILVKKFTIGKNTRKYFCGLHSRTDSFKEPVQESLIEELDTTDPSLHFVNDIPLDKHRHSRHIDPETGNEYKNESSFGIANQRPYPSGSTCPTAVHSSTLQDTHLNKATNTCAKIKSKKENAQRYKDCSNSNVKTCVRSENESDMFKNQEDVLQVQQLAKKRGAHSHDPRDSQRVSHLNPNGKALVKQDHTKTENRKLLTIENKDNDTSNNNESKYCAVVTENNCDGFICGKQERKFGIEGRKDIKGKECSGLCKSTSIFTNACDEETDLKSVLNIETEGQEEMTILKLPQPSYNRDETEAKGFGQQLKKLADSEGESSSKSTVPTGYPWNTISSGTVWQLTEDFITSDVSKKESNPDCFDKFHQKPGAELTEVKTDKSYVADSLNEVENCNNSDSSPKYENRQEVKGEGENDQSREAAMEICENGLNEWTELQNSREVHNFCRQEAVENEEESYVEINQNGEEEGAGNEIIKHDHFKSLANSTIRDKQIPVTLHSMKLTKKHRSDRFKDFADFEKNANLNQARSRKRILPFLSEQLIQTGNKRRRLLKESSDSGIDLDVLDVSDHLHFILSSADTGDKNCSLVQKDSEGCAVFHAHTESCGKKKIVDAGKSLADSSILVVHSNEDEKITDSYILYETNLRKTRSLEILPDYCKHDVTCNLQFNNDISQRRFYSFAICYAENEVRTNSQTELSGRMCAKVSSEVYVEKSWNNKYGILRYVPEKDPGKKSQTESQSTTDDYNMPVSKTVPLDEGLPNFMEQLGDADITEESYYFSKSVYPEITVQTGERRICKKKSSKREGKITPRMQKKRKHYKHAPKPEIRSLEPANFVCSLRSKKKCFLQKSTRAKLRHSCTGESYKDKELKSRQELSQITVDSGLGSSTISNKSFTKKLRKCLTYYITNEGRRVAKSVAREIHLDHHSQFVYGLARYFDRLNNGPPPTTRERMQYEWLRLATFCNYTGNGNAIALARDGFYHDNTEGHTTTRCYLCDARHSNWEMFDDVNAEHRRQSPNCPFHENRGQESVNISITSGDNEGGASVQARTSAPTVTSVNTTVTSSSAAAASEAMSSLQIGQASSSGGESISQQPTEDPESRDRSLLALSQPRTQRALGRTGHSYSTIIAPRRNNVATGARSNGLNRAGQNTDAQPSVIRATEGLQRSNAPSSSTEAAAGPRQTNPAPGAGGRTDPTITVVVDNPKHPDYVNIDSRVSSYQGWPDYLDQTPRQMSEAGFFFVGVADFTRCFCCGGGLRNWEPGDDPMLEHTRWFPRCEYVNKLKGERYVAAVQRRHQEHVSVKKVML, encoded by the exons ATGGCAGAAACCGAAACTAGTTTTGAGTTGCCGAAGGGCCAACTTCATGTAGGGGCTATGAAAGAATGCATATTCAACATTAATTATTACTCATGCGCATGTGCAGAATATGGCACAGAATCAATATCGAAACGATCAGAAGCTGATTTTACTGCAAAAAATTGCCATCCTAAAAAGTCAAGTGCTGGTAtaaaaagcaaattaaaaatCCTTGTGAAAAAGTTTACGATTGGTAAGAATACGAGGAAGTATTTTTGTGGACTCCACTCCAGAACAGACAGTTTTAAAGAACCAGTACAAGAATCATTAATAGAAGAGTTGGATACTACTGATCCCTCTTTACATTTTGTGAATGACATACCTCTTGATAAGCATAGACATTCTAGACATATTGATCCAGAAACTGGTAATGAATATAAAAATGAGTCATCATTTGGGATTGCTAACCAAAGACCATATCCTTCTGGTTCAACTTGTCCCACTGCTGTGCATTCATCTACCTTACAAGATACACACTTGAATAAGGCCACAAATACATGTGCAAAAATAAAGTCAAAGAAAGAAAATGCTCAAAgatataaagattgttcaaattcaaatgtGAAAACATGTGTTAGATCAGAGAATGAGAGTGATATGTTTAAGAATCAAGAAGATGTCCTACAAGTACAGCAGTTAGCTAAAAAGAGAGGAGCTCATAGTCATGATCCAAGAGATTCACAAAGGGTCAGTCATTTAAATCCTAATGGAAAAGCATTAGTGAAACAAGATCATACCAAAACAGAGAATAGAAAACTGCTGACAATAGAAAATAAAGATAATGATACTTCAAACAATAATGAATCCAAGTATTGTGCTGTGGTCACAGAAAATAATTGTGATGGATTCATATGTggaaaacaagaaagaaaatttGGAATTGAAGGTAGGAAAGATATTAAAGGGAAAGAGTGTTCAGGACTTTGCAAGTCTACATCTATATTTACGAATGCTTGCGATGAAGAAACAGACTTAAAATCTGTCTTAAATATAGAGACTGAAGGTCAAGAAGAAATGACTATTCTTAAGTTACCGCAGCCTTCATATAATAGAGATGAGACTGAAGCTAAAGGGTTTGGACAGCAGCTCAAAAAGTTGGCAGATTCAGAAGGTGAAAGCAGTTCTAAGTCAACAGTTCCAACAGGATATCCTTGGAACACCATCTCATCGGGCACTGTCTGGCAGTTAACAGAAGATTTTATTACTTCAGATGTAAGTAAAAAAGAATCTAATCCAGATTGTTTTGACAAGTTTCATCAGAAGCCTGGGGCAGAGTTAACTGAAGTAAAAACTGACAAGTCATATGTGGCAGATTCATTAAATGAAGTTGAAAACTGTAATAACTCAGATTCAAGTCCAAAGTATGAAAACAGACAAGAAGTCAAAGGGGAAGGTGAAAACGATCAGTCACGTGAAGCTGCCATGGAAATATGTGAAAATGGACTTAATGAATGGACAGAATTACAAAATTCCAGAGAAGTTCACAATTTTTGTAGGCAGGAAGCAGTTGAAAATGAAGAAGAAagttatgttgaaataaatcaaaacgGTGAGGAAGAGGGGGctggtaatgaaataatcaaacaTGATCATTTCAAAAGCCTGGCAAACAGCACGATTCGAGATAAACAAATACCAGTGACACTACATAGTATGAAACTTACAAAGAAGCATAGAAGTGACCGATTTAAAGATTTTGCTGACTTtgagaaaaatgcaaatttaaatcaAGCAAGAAGCAGGAAAAGAATCTTACCATTTTTAAGTGAACAACTCATTCAAACTGGTAACAAAAGAAGGCGACTGCTGAAAGAAAGTTCAGATTCAGGTATTGATCTGGATGTTCTTGATGTGTCAGatcatttacatttcattttatcatctGCAGACACTGGTGATAAGAATTGTTCTTTAGTGCAGAAGGACAGTGAAGGATGTGCAGTTTTTCATGCACATACGGAGAGTTGtggaaaaaagaaaattgttgatGCTGGTAAAAGTCTAGCTGATAGTAGCATTCTGGTAGTACATTCTAACGAAGACGAAAAAATTACAGATTCCTATATCTTGTATGAAACAAACTTAAGAAAAACACGAAGTTTAGAAATCTTACCAGACTACTGCAAACATGATGTTACATGTAATTTACAGTTTAATAATGATATTTCTCAAAGGAGATTTTATTCATTCGCTATATGTTATGCTGAAAATGAAGTTAGGACAAATTCACAAACGGAGCTATCAGGACGTATGTGTGCTAAAGTATCATCAGAGGTGTATGTTGAAAAAAGTTGGAATAATAAGTATGGGATTTTAAGATACGTTCCTGAAAAGGACCCAGGAAAAAAATCTCAGACAGAGTCACAGTCTACTACTGATGACTACAATATGCCTGTTTCTAAAACTGTACCTTTAGATGAAGGTCTTCCTAACTTTATGGAGCAACTAGGTGATGCTGACATTACTGAGGAGAGCTATTACTTTAGCAAGAGTGTTTATCCAGAAATAACTGTGCAAACTGGCGAGAGAAGAATTTGTAAGAAGAAAAGTAGTAAAAGAGAAGGGAAGATAACACCACGTATGCAAAAGAAAAGGAAACACTATAAACATGCTCCAAAGCCTGAAATTCGGTCACTGGAACCGGCCAATTTTGTATGTTCCTTAAGgtcaaaaaagaaatgttttttacaaaaaagtaCAAGGGCAAAGTTGAGGCATTCATGTACAGGTGAAAGTTACAAGGATAAAGAATTGAAGTCCAGACAAGAATTGTCTCAAATTACAGTAGACTCCGGACTTGGCTCTTCAACCATATCTAACAAATCTTTTACAAAAAAGCTTAGAAAATGTCTGACATATTATATTACAAACGAAGGAAGAAGAGTTGCAAAATCTGTTGCTCGAGAAATACACTTAGACCACCATTCTCAATTTGTGTATGGATTAGCGAGATACTTTGATAGACTAAACAATGGTCCACCTCCAACAACTCGAGAGCGTATGCAGTATGAATGGCTCAGACTGGCCACATTTTGTAATTACACTGGTAATGGAAATGCTATAGCTCTTGCTAGAGATGGATTTTACCATGACAATACAGAAGGACACACAACCACAAGATGTTACCTTTGTGATGCCCGTCACTCTAATTGGGAAATGTTTGATGATGTTAATGCTGAACACCGACGGCAGTCTCCAAATTgtccatttcatgaaaacagagGCCAAGAGTCTGTGAACATATCAATAACTTCTGGGGACAATGAAGGTGGGGCATCAGTACAGGCAAGGACTTCAGCTCCTACTGTTACTTCAGTGAATACCACAGTTACTAGCTCCAGTGCTGCAGCTGCCAGTGAGGCCATGAGCAGTTTGCAGATTGGTCAGGCTTCAAGTAGT GGAGGAGAAAGTATATCCCAGCAACCAACAGAAGATCCAGAAAGTAGAGATCGTTCCTTGTTGGCATTGTCTCAGCCCCGTACACAACGAGCTCTGGGACGGACAGGGCACTCCTATTCTACTATCATAGCTCCAAGAAGAAATAACGTAGCTACAGGTGCAAGAAGTAATg GTCTGAATAGAGCTGGTCAAAACACAGATGCACAGCCTTCTGTTATAAGAGCAACTGAAGGTTTACAACGAAGCAATGCTCCATCATCGTCTACCGAAGCAGCTGCTGGGCCACGACAAACTAACCCTGCACCTGGTGCAGGAGGAAGAACAGATCCTACAATAACTGTGGTTGTCGATAACCCTAAACATCCAGACTATGTCAATATAGATTCTAGAGTTAGTTCATACCAAGGATGGCCAGATTACCTGGATCAAACCCCTAGACAAATGTCAGAAGCAGGTTTCTTCTTTGTTG GTGTGGCCGATTTTACCCGTTGCTTTTGTTGCGGCGGAGGTCTACGAAACTGGGAACCAG